Genomic segment of Ignavibacteriales bacterium:
ATGAACTCTGGCCAACCGGTTTAAGTGATGTTCAAGATTTGGGTACAGGTATTCCAACAACTTTCGACCTGAAACAAAACTATCCAAATCCATTCAACCCAACAACAACAATCAGATTCTCATTACCGTCTGATGAATTGGTTAGCTTGAAGATTTATAATGTTCTCGGTCAACAAGTTGAAACCCTTATTAATAAAAGCATGAGAGCAGGTTCTTATAATGTAGATTTCAATGCATCTAAATTAAGCAGCGGTGTTTACTTCTATAGAATCGAAGCTGGTAATTATAATATCACGAAAAAAATGTTATTACTGAAGTAATTATCTGGAAGTAGATTTGGAAAAAGCCGAACTGAATAAGCTCGGCTTTTTCTTTTTAAAAAGAAAAGGTTACTTTCTAATTTCTTGATTCACACGACTAATTTATTTTCAATACATTTTTCAACTGCTGCAACAGATTTTGTGCACCGGGATAGTATGGATCCAACTTCAAAATTTTTGTAATCATATCATAACTTTTCCTATAATCTTTATTCAAAGCATAAGCACCGGCAAGGTTGTAAATCGTCTGGTTGTCATTTGAGTTAAACGAATAACTTTGTTCCAAATATTTAATAGCGGATTGAATTCGGGATTGATTCAAATCAATAGTACCCAGCCATTTAGTCGAGAAATCATTTGGTTGAATCTGATATCGTTTTAAAAGAATTTTATAGGCATTACCGAAATCTTTTCTGTTCATAAAATCCAGTGCAAAACCATCAATGAATTTGTAATAGTCTACAATTATCGGATATTGATAAAGGAGTATTTCTATTTCATGTAAGAACTCATCAATTTTTCTTTCCTTGAGACATCTTTCAACAACTTTTTCATGACATTCCGCCCAGCTAAGTCCTTCTATAACAACCTTAAACGCGAGAGAATCTTCAAAGGTCTTAGGGGCAAGAAGAATGTTAGCTGCAATTTTATTTTTAGGGTCAATATAAGGCCAATCGTTTTTCAGGTATTTTATTCTATAGGCAGCGATTGTGGAATCAATTTTAAAAAATGGGAAGCTTGCAAGTGTTGTACTGTCTTGTTTCTCAAATGGTATTGAAGAGGCGGCATTTTTTGGTAAGTATTTCATTTTTGTCATCTTTTCATAAAACAGTTTACCCATTAATTGGTATCCTTGAAGAGTCGGATGAAGATGATCGGTCATTAAATTATTTCCTACAATTCCGTTAGGACTCGAAGCATTGAAAACAGAATCAACATCAATAATGGGAATATTGTATTCCTTACCAAACTTTTTTATTGTTTTGTTAATTTCTTCAGGCGCTCTAAAACGAAGTGCATCCAAATCCTTTGCAAAACGGAATAACGAATCTGCCGTTTTGTATTTACCTAAACTGTAATCTGATTGTGCTTCATCAAAAACTTGTTCTGCCGGTGGATATTTTCCGCTCTTTACAGAAATAAATGGTTTCTGATCTTTCAAATTACTCGTTAGTGTCCCGATCATAATAGGTACATTTGCTTGCTTTACGATTTCAATTACGTCGTGCATATTATCTGAAAATTGAGCGAGCCCTTGTTTGTAATTTTCCGAATTAAATTCAATGTACTGTTCCTTTGCCATGCGGGACATAAGAGTGCCGCTTTTTGTATTCGCATCAGTTGAAGAAAATAATTCCATACACCATTGAATGAAATTTTTGACTAGTTGAGTAGTTTTAAATCTATTGAGGTAAAGAACTAAATTTATAAATGTTCTTGAGTTACCAAAAGATTCCAACGATCCAATACCAAGAGCGCCGTAATATTCATTATGCCCGGTGTAGATTAAAATTAAATCTGGGCTCTCTTCTAAAACTCCAGGTATAAAATCACGAATGGTATAACTATTAACAGCAGTAAGACCGATGTTAATAATTTCAATTTTATTGTTTGGGTAAGCAAGCTCTAATCTTTTGCGAATGTATCGAGAGAAAGAACCGAGCGGCATAAAAGGATATCCGGCAGCGCTGCTTTCGCCAAGAACAAAAACACGAAACGAGTTAGGTTTCTTTTCTTTATCAAACACATCTTCAATTGATGTCGGAACGTTTTTAACCGTGGAAAAGTAACGATGTGCGACTTCTGAATTTAAAATGAGTTTGTCCTCAGTTATAGATGACCACATGGAAAGATCGTTTCCGTAATGAAAAATTCGGAGACAAACTTCGAGCAGAACAAAAAATATGACGGGAATTAAAACTAATATGATGTAAAAATAGACTGGAGCTTTCTGAACCGATCTCCACTCGTTATATTTTTTTACTTCTTCGAGAGGAACATTTAATTCTTTTGAAATCTTTTCAGCAGATAATTTTTTTCGGTTCTTTTCTATAAATTTGATCTGCATTTTTGTAAGCGCCAAATGATCTCCGGGCTATTTTGTAAATAAAAATAAACAAAAATGTTTAATGGTGGAAGACGAAATCCTTGACTGAAATTAATTTTATGATTACACTTTGTATGTAAATAGTAATAATAGTTTAGGTAAATAGATGAGCAAGCTTTCCACATTGGGTCAGCTCTGGACTTTCCTCCGCGAGCGAAAAAAATGGTGGCTAATGCCAATTGTTTTCTTTCTAATCCTTCTTGGGGGATTGATAATATTGACTAAAGGTTCAGCTTTGGCGCCGTTTATATATGCTATCTTCTAATACAGTGAATAAAAGATTAGTAAACCTTCTGCGTCTTCTTCTTTTTATCATCGTATTAACCTGTTATTCTTCTTTCGCTCAAGACAAAGGAACAATTCGAGGTGTTGTACGAGACTCTACCACTTTAGAATCATTGCCGTACGGCAACGTTTATATTAAAGAGTTAAATGTTGGTTCATCTACAAACAACAGAGGGTATTTTGTTATCAGATCATTACCTGCAGGCAGAAGTTACACGCTAGTTACATCGTATGTCGGTTACAAAACGAAACAATTACATGTTGAGACAAAAGCAGGCGAAGTCACTGATATAAAAATAGATCTCGCTCCGTCAAGCATTCAGATGAAAACGATCGAGAAAGTTGAGTATCTCGGCAAGCACGAAAACCTTACCGATATAAGCAAAACAGTTCTTACACCTAAGGAACTTGAGACTATTCCTAAAAGTGTTGAGACAGATGTATTAAGATCGCTTGCATCGTTACCCGGTGTTCAATCTACAAGCGATGTTTCGGCAAAGTTCAATGTGAGGGGCGGAGAGTCCAATCAAAACTTAATTCTCTTAGATGGTATGCCGGTCTATTATCCGTTTCATGCAATCGGTTTATTCAGCGTGATGGATCCAGACATAATTAACAGTGTCGAATTCTTCCGCGGGGGTTTTCCTTCAAAGTATGGAAGAGCAATTTCTTCCGTGCTGAACATTACCACAAAAGACGGCGATAAAAATAAATATGATGCAAAACTCGGCGCAAGCTTTTTATCTGTTAAAGGAATGATTGAAGGACCGATTCCCGACGGGTCGTTCTATATTTCCGGAAGAAAAAGTTTATCAAATGAAATTCTCAAGAAGTTTGTTAACAATAACGATCTTCCGGTAGATTTCTACGATCTCGCTTTCAAATTAAATTATGCAAATCCGGTTTTCTTCTCTGGTTCAAAATTTACTTTTCAAGGATTGACAAGCCAGGATAATCTCATATATTCTGATCCGCATCAGCCGGATTACAGCTGGTCGAACAGTGACTGGGGTTTTCATGTATTCACAGTAGGCGAAGTTCCGTTGTTCTTAGATTTTGGGATTACACTAAGCAAGTATAAAAACGAAATTATTCCGAAGCTTAGCGGATTAAAACCAAAGTCGAATGAAGTAAGCGATTTTACTATGACCACAGATTTCACATACATATTGGATAATAAAGATGAAATTAATCTTGGTCTGGATATAAAGTCTGTTACTACACAACTATTCTTGCAAAGTAATCTCGATTTCCGAACCGATGTTGGTTCCGACGGAATAGGTTCCAATGCATATCTAAATTATAAATTTCTTAGTCTTTCTAATTTTACGTTGGACGTGGGGACGCGCTTAAATATAAAAGACATTGCTGCCAAAGGAGTATTTGCGGAACCACGCGTCAATGTAAGTTATATGTTTACACCCGAGCTGATTGCTAAAGCGGCGTTCGGAGTTTTTCAGCAAGAGTTAACTACGATCGAAGATGAGAGAGAAGTACTATCGTTATTCGATCCGGTAGTGATAGTTCCATCGTATCTAACCAAAACAAGGGCTGAGCATTATATTTTCGGAATCGCTTCCAAATTATCCGATTACATTTCAGTGAATGTTGAAAGTTATTACAAGAAGATTAATGCTGCGCCAACACTAAATGAAAATAAAACAAGGTTCGATGAGCCGGATCTTTTGCTTAGCACCGGGGAATCTTACGGCGGCGAATTACAAACAAAATTTAATTCCGATCTGATAGATGTTACATTGGCTTATACATTGAGTTGGGCGTTTAAGGAAGTTGATGGCGTAAGATATTCACCGCGTTACGACTCCCGGCATAATCTAAATATTTTGGCAACGATCAAATTGCCGTACGATTGGCAGTTCAGCGCAAACTGGGTCTATCACTCAGGATTCCCTTATACTCAGCAAGCGGGCTACTATGATAAGTTGTCGTTGAATGATTTCTTTAACGACTACAAAATCTATGTACTGTTATTTCCGATCACTTTATTTGGTGCAAAAAACTCTGCAAGATTACCTGATTATCACAGATTGGATTTAAGTTTATCGAAGAAACTTAATTTTGATTTTATGAAAATGGATCTGGATATAAGCGCTGTCAACGTATACAACCGTAAAAATATTTTTTACTTTGAACAAAACACCGGCAAAATTGTAAACATGCTTCCTTTTCTTTTAACGGCAACTGTCAAGGTAGAGTTATGAAAAAAACAACATATTACTTAGTAATACTTGCTTTGACAGGTTTATCAATCAGTTGCGAGGAAACTTTTTCCCCAAAAGGTGAATTGCAGAATAAGTATTCCATTAATCTCATCTTAAGAAGTGATACTACGTTTCAGACGGCTTACATTTCCAAAGCTTACGACGTACAAGGATTCGATCCTCAAAAGTTAACAACAGATCCGGCAGTTGATGGAGCGGTCATTTCGC
This window contains:
- a CDS encoding TonB-dependent receptor; this encodes MLSSNTVNKRLVNLLRLLLFIIVLTCYSSFAQDKGTIRGVVRDSTTLESLPYGNVYIKELNVGSSTNNRGYFVIRSLPAGRSYTLVTSYVGYKTKQLHVETKAGEVTDIKIDLAPSSIQMKTIEKVEYLGKHENLTDISKTVLTPKELETIPKSVETDVLRSLASLPGVQSTSDVSAKFNVRGGESNQNLILLDGMPVYYPFHAIGLFSVMDPDIINSVEFFRGGFPSKYGRAISSVLNITTKDGDKNKYDAKLGASFLSVKGMIEGPIPDGSFYISGRKSLSNEILKKFVNNNDLPVDFYDLAFKLNYANPVFFSGSKFTFQGLTSQDNLIYSDPHQPDYSWSNSDWGFHVFTVGEVPLFLDFGITLSKYKNEIIPKLSGLKPKSNEVSDFTMTTDFTYILDNKDEINLGLDIKSVTTQLFLQSNLDFRTDVGSDGIGSNAYLNYKFLSLSNFTLDVGTRLNIKDIAAKGVFAEPRVNVSYMFTPELIAKAAFGVFQQELTTIEDEREVLSLFDPVVIVPSYLTKTRAEHYIFGIASKLSDYISVNVESYYKKINAAPTLNENKTRFDEPDLLLSTGESYGGELQTKFNSDLIDVTLAYTLSWAFKEVDGVRYSPRYDSRHNLNILATIKLPYDWQFSANWVYHSGFPYTQQAGYYDKLSLNDFFNDYKIYVLLFPITLFGAKNSARLPDYHRLDLSLSKKLNFDFMKMDLDISAVNVYNRKNIFYFEQNTGKIVNMLPFLLTATVKVEL
- a CDS encoding DUF5989 family protein; this encodes MPIVFFLILLGGLIILTKGSALAPFIYAIF
- a CDS encoding GDSL-type esterase/lipase family protein, giving the protein MALTKMQIKFIEKNRKKLSAEKISKELNVPLEEVKKYNEWRSVQKAPVYFYIILVLIPVIFFVLLEVCLRIFHYGNDLSMWSSITEDKLILNSEVAHRYFSTVKNVPTSIEDVFDKEKKPNSFRVFVLGESSAAGYPFMPLGSFSRYIRKRLELAYPNNKIEIINIGLTAVNSYTIRDFIPGVLEESPDLILIYTGHNEYYGALGIGSLESFGNSRTFINLVLYLNRFKTTQLVKNFIQWCMELFSSTDANTKSGTLMSRMAKEQYIEFNSENYKQGLAQFSDNMHDVIEIVKQANVPIMIGTLTSNLKDQKPFISVKSGKYPPAEQVFDEAQSDYSLGKYKTADSLFRFAKDLDALRFRAPEEINKTIKKFGKEYNIPIIDVDSVFNASSPNGIVGNNLMTDHLHPTLQGYQLMGKLFYEKMTKMKYLPKNAASSIPFEKQDSTTLASFPFFKIDSTIAAYRIKYLKNDWPYIDPKNKIAANILLAPKTFEDSLAFKVVIEGLSWAECHEKVVERCLKERKIDEFLHEIEILLYQYPIIVDYYKFIDGFALDFMNRKDFGNAYKILLKRYQIQPNDFSTKWLGTIDLNQSRIQSAIKYLEQSYSFNSNDNQTIYNLAGAYALNKDYRKSYDMITKILKLDPYYPGAQNLLQQLKNVLKIN